ATTTGAAGGTTTATTTGACGAATAAAATTAATCGTATAAAAAAGCCCATGAATAAATGGGCTTTTTTATTTAATCTTAATTTATAAAGCACTTTTTAAAGTTTTCTGATGACGTTTCACAGATCGAGCATATTTTTTTGCTTTGTGGCGTGTCCAGAAACTTCGTTCATATCCTGTTGGACCAACATTATAATATGCTGTCGCTTTGAACCAGCTATCTGCTGTCTGATAGTAATGATTTAAAATATAAGCACCACATTGGATGTTGGTAGATTCATCATACAAGTTACCAGCACAAGTTTGTTGCCAATAACTGGGAATAATTTGTGTTAACCCAATAGCCCCGGTGGGAGAGCGAGCATTACTATTATAGCTAGACTCTTGCCTGATCACGGCTGCCAATAAAAGCGGTGGAACATTATATCTATCAGCGCTTTGAATAATCATTGGAGATAGGCGATTTGCTGTACTTGGCGGAACGGAATAAGCTTTTTGTAAGCCAGACGAAAGCTTACTTGAGCGCCAAGAAAATGAACCGCTATTAGGGCCTAAACTTGTACATCCCGTCATTATTGTCATCAACGCAATAATAAAAAATTTGAGACTAAGGCGCTGTAATTGTGATGGTGCAAAATGATCTTGAGCTAAAGATGAGGTAAGCAAAATACAAAACCAATAATCAAATTTCAAATGAAATGATGGTATTCAGCCGTATTTATCGGATCAATATAAGTTCTGTTGCTCAGCCCAAGCAAAAAGTAAGATTTTTGTATTATTGAAATGAAAAAACCCCGACATCCTGTCGAGGTTTCTTCGTATTCAGCTTTATGTAGCTAACTCCTGTCAACTACCGCTTCCTGCGTTCTTATTCTTCTTCAATGAGACTTCCTGTCTCTCTATGATTTATATGTTATGAAAAAATACTCAAGTTGAATATCCGTTAATGACCCCAAATTTTGTACGTTTTAACTTACAGGTATTTTTCAACTATGGTGTTAAGTCCCTTGATAAGCATTTAAGGTCAATGCAAAATTTTCACCAAATTGTTGAGCAGTTTTAATATCTCCTTCATCAAAACCATCTGCATTACTAGCATGTTCAGCCTGAGCCATTAAACCTGACCATGAACCGAGTCGGTTAGCTGCTTGTGTATAGGCAACACCTTGATGCTGTTCTGGTAGAATTGGGTTACCTACCCATAACATGCCGTGTTGCATGCAAAAAGTAAAAATTGAAATTAGTGTGGATTGTTTATCACCAGCAGGAAGAGATGAAACGGTAAACCCAGCCGCTAATTTTCCTTTAAAACTTTGTTTTTTCCATAATGGACCAGTTGCATCCATGAGCTGTTTTAACTTGGAAGATACACCACCTAAATAAGTGGGAGATCCCCAAATTAATCCGTCATATTGGATAAGAATTCCTGAGCGCTCGATAAGATCCTCGGCATTGAGTAAATCTGCTTTAATATTGTGATGGCTCAAGACGCCAATTTGAATTTGCTGAGCAATAAATTGAGTATGGCCTTGGCGGCTATGGTAAATAATGGCAACAGTTTTCATGGAAGTTTCCCTTTATTTAAATTTGAAATAGTTTTGCAGTGAGATATAAACCACAGCCAAAAACACTATGGTTCAGCAAACTTTTCAGACAGTTCAAAAAAGGATGAGGTGTTTTTGATGAGGCAAAACCACTACCCATAGCTGGTTGCATAATAAAAAAAGGAATAAGAACGGTGACCAAACCAAACAGTAGTGCTGAGTAAAACTGAGGGTGGTCGAGCCAAGTCGAACCTACAATTAAAAGAAAGCTCAATGCGAAGATAATTCCGACACTATAGTGAGCAATCCAGCCTAATAAATATTCCCCCTTCATTGGAGGACTTTTAGCAATAGATTGATGGACAAGTTTTCCTTGAAATATCCAGCCCACCCAACGTCCAAGAAAGGCAAAGTTTAAAGTCGGGACATTAAATATTTTTAGTATTAATAGCCATATATCCAGAACGATGGTTGCACCAATACCAAGACATAAAGCTTGAAAGAACAGAGTGGAGGTATTCATTTTTACACCTTGCTTTTATACGTATGAAACGTGATAAATTTATTGTGCAAGTTCAAGTTCACTTGAAGTCAAGAGGATGTTATGGATATTGGTGAAGTTTCTAAAAAGGCAAAAGTCACAACCGCTACACTACGTTTTTATGAAGAGAAAGGACTAATTAAATCGATAGGGCGGCAAGGTTTGCGTCGGCAGTATGGTAAGCAGGTGCTTGATCAACTGGCACTTATTGCTTTAGGACGTGCTGCAGGTTTTTCTTTAAATGAAATTGCTACAATGTTTGGGCAAGATGGTAAGCCTGATCTTGACCGTCAAAAACTAAAAGATAAAGCTGAACAATTAGAGCAAATGGCAAAGCGATTGCATTTTATCAGCCAGGGATTAGAACACGCTGCTGTATGTCCTGCTGAAAATCATATGGAATGTCCCACTTTCCAAAAATTTTTAAAAGCAGCAATTGCTGGAGAATATCAGCCAACAAAACTTTAATTAGCTTTACTAACAAGTTCAGTTTTCTATTGGGTGCTAAACAATAGGCTTGTCATATTTTCGCCATAAAGATTTCATATTTTTGAAGCAAAAACTTCATACAAGCTTGATTAAATTTGCTTAATTTTTTACCAATTGTATAAAATCATGAGCAAAAAAACTTTAATCGCATTATTATGCTGTGCCAGTTTAGGATTGACGGCATGTAACGATGATAACGATCAAGATCAAACTTCGCCTACTGAAAACGTTACCGAACCAACTCTAATTTCTTTTGCTAAGTTACCTGTAGAAACTTATGCTGCTGGACCAGACTCAGGGGCATATGTGAAAGGTGCAAATGGAATTTATCCTCCGTTTAAAGGTCAACCTGTACAGGGATTTTCTGCTGCATTAAAAAATGAAGATGGCAGTTATATGGCAATGGCCGATAACGGTTTTGGGACTCAAGATAATTCATCAGACTTTTTACTTCGTATTTATAAAATAAAGCCTGATTTCAAAACTAAAACTAAAGGCACCGGTCAAGTTACTGTACAAAGTTTTATCCAACTGCGTGATCCGAATAAATTAATTCCATTTAATATCATCAATGGTAATACGCCTGAGCGTTTATTAACGGGTGCTGATTTTGACCCAGAGTCGATGCAGCGTACTAGTGATGGGACTTACTGGATTGGAGATGAATTTGGTCCATACTTACTCCATTTCTCAGCAGATGGTGTACTTTTAGACGCTCCGATTCCTTTACCAAATCCATTAAATCCAACTCAAGAATTACGTTCACCACAAAATCAATTTAATAAAGCACAAATTAATTTTGTGGAACCTCTTGTTCAACAAAGTGGCGGTTTTGAAGGAATGGCGATTTCACCAGATGGACAATATCTCTATCCGCTTATAGAAAAGCCAATTAAATCAATTCGGGAAACAGAAAGACAACTGTTGATTTCCCAATTCGATATTAAGAAAAAAGCGTATACAGGAAAATATTATTGGTTCCAGTTAGACAGTAAAGCAACCAATATTGGTGATTTCCAACTTTTTAATAATAATGAGGGTATTATTATTGAACGTGATGCCACGCAGAATAATTTAGGCGGCTATAAAAAATTAATTCGTATTAAATTAATTGAGTCAGGCCAGCTGGTCAGCCGCGAAGACTTAGTCGATTTAATTAAAATTGCTAACCCGAATATGTTGTATGGCACAGCTAGAGCAGGGGATATTAGTACGGGACAGGTTTTTGCCTTCCCATTTGAAACCATTGAAGATGTAATTATTGAAAATGGTACAACACTGACGGTTTTCAATGATAATAACTTCCCTGGGTCGACGGGACGTAATGCAAAGTTGGCCGATGATAACGAGATTATTCAGATTCGTTTACCAAAAGCTCTCTTCTAAGTCATATAAATAAATGAGTTCGATCTGCGGCGGATTTTATTCCGCCGTATTTAATCTAAGAATAAAATATTGAGTAAACTTTAATCAAATTAATTTCTATATTGTTGTTTTCGCGTGTTTTATAAACAAGGAAAATGAATGAAATTCATGTTAAAATGATCGGCTTTCATCTTTAGATGTCTCTCCTCCATCTGCTAGCCGAGATTCGCAAGCCATGTCTACCGCTTATACTATGCAAACTGCGCCAAAAGCGTTGTTTGATTACGACAAATATTGGGCGTCGTGTTTTGAACCAGCGCCATTTTTGCCGATGTCACGAGAAGAAATGGACCAACTCGGCTGGGATGCGTGTGACTTTATTTTAGTCTGTGGCGATGCTTATATTGATCATCCATCATTTGTATCGGGTGTGATTGGACGGGTATTGGAAGCGCAAGGTTTCCGTGTCGGTATTATTGCACAGCCAGACTGGACCAATGTTGAAAGTTTCCGTGTATTGGGTAAGCCAACGATTGCTTGGGGAGTGACTGCGGGCAATATGGATTCGATGATCAACCGCTATACGGCAGATCGTAAAATCCGTTCGGATGATGCATATTCTCCTAATAACGAACCAAATAAACGCCCTGACCGTGCGGCAACGGTTTATTGCCAACGTTGTCGTGAAGCATTCCCAGATGTACCTGTACTATTAGGTGGTATTGAGGGTAGTTTACGTCGTATTGCGCACTATGATTATTGGTCAGACAAAGTCCGTCGTTCAATTTTGATGGATTCAAAAGCCGATATGCTTATGTATGGTAATGGTGAACGTGCCATTATTGATGTGATGCACCGTTTGGCTAAAGGTGAAAAAATCCACGAGATTACAGATGTTCGTGGTACAGCATTTATTATTAATAAACATAACAAAGCGGCTAAAGCAAAATTTGTTGAAATTGCCAGTAATGATGTAGATACGATTGGGCGTGTTGACCCAATTATTAACCCATATGTCATGACTGAAGATATTGATGGTTGTGAAATTGAGAAAGATAAAGGCAACACACTAGCTCAATATCAAGGTTTTCAAAAAGAAATTGTTGCAAATCCGATTGTACGTGAAGGCGACCAACTTGATGAAAATACTCAGATTGTTCAGCTAAAGCCTGCTCAGTCAAAAGCGATTAAACACAAGTTACCTCCGCGAGAATTGGCTGTAATTCGTTTACCTTCTTTTGAAGAAGTGGCGAATGATCAAGTACTTTATGCACATGCAAACCGTATTTTGCACCTTGAAACCAACCCGGGTAATGCACGTGCTTTGGTTCAACGTCATGGTGAGCGTGATGTCTGGATCAATCCACCTCCAATTCCTCTAACCACAGAGGAAATGGATTATGTATTTGATTTGCCATATGCACGTTTGCCGCATCCTGCATATGGAGATGCGCGTTTCCCTGCATTTGATATGATCAAATTCTCGGT
The window above is part of the Acinetobacter baumannii genome. Proteins encoded here:
- a CDS encoding YgiQ family radical SAM protein, with product MSTAYTMQTAPKALFDYDKYWASCFEPAPFLPMSREEMDQLGWDACDFILVCGDAYIDHPSFVSGVIGRVLEAQGFRVGIIAQPDWTNVESFRVLGKPTIAWGVTAGNMDSMINRYTADRKIRSDDAYSPNNEPNKRPDRAATVYCQRCREAFPDVPVLLGGIEGSLRRIAHYDYWSDKVRRSILMDSKADMLMYGNGERAIIDVMHRLAKGEKIHEITDVRGTAFIINKHNKAAKAKFVEIASNDVDTIGRVDPIINPYVMTEDIDGCEIEKDKGNTLAQYQGFQKEIVANPIVREGDQLDENTQIVQLKPAQSKAIKHKLPPRELAVIRLPSFEEVANDQVLYAHANRILHLETNPGNARALVQRHGERDVWINPPPIPLTTEEMDYVFDLPYARLPHPAYGDARFPAFDMIKFSVNIMRGCFGGCTFCSITEHEGRIIQNRSEDSILREIEKIRDTAPNFTGIISDLGGPTANMYRLHCKDPEIEKNCRKPSCVYPGVCQNLHTDHAPLVQLYRKARAIKGVKKILIGSGLRYDLAVLNPEYVKELVQHHVGGYLKIAPEHTEQGPLSKMMKPGIGTYDRFKQMFDRFSKEAGKEQYLIPYFIAAHPGTSDYDMMHLAIWLKKNGFRADQVQTFYPSPMATATTMYYSGKNPLAKVARYTENVDIVKGEKRRRLHKAFLRYHDPNNWPLLREALKEMGRADLIGNSKQHLIPTYQPKGAEGEYKSARKKNSTVAGDSVKRSGQTVQNKNQHKRPQKGQVLTQHTGLPPRETGEKRPFGGKSKPKSKARG
- a CDS encoding esterase-like activity of phytase family protein, with amino-acid sequence MSKKTLIALLCCASLGLTACNDDNDQDQTSPTENVTEPTLISFAKLPVETYAAGPDSGAYVKGANGIYPPFKGQPVQGFSAALKNEDGSYMAMADNGFGTQDNSSDFLLRIYKIKPDFKTKTKGTGQVTVQSFIQLRDPNKLIPFNIINGNTPERLLTGADFDPESMQRTSDGTYWIGDEFGPYLLHFSADGVLLDAPIPLPNPLNPTQELRSPQNQFNKAQINFVEPLVQQSGGFEGMAISPDGQYLYPLIEKPIKSIRETERQLLISQFDIKKKAYTGKYYWFQLDSKATNIGDFQLFNNNEGIIIERDATQNNLGGYKKLIRIKLIESGQLVSREDLVDLIKIANPNMLYGTARAGDISTGQVFAFPFETIEDVIIENGTTLTVFNDNNFPGSTGRNAKLADDNEIIQIRLPKALF
- a CDS encoding DUF2938 domain-containing protein, producing MNTSTLFFQALCLGIGATIVLDIWLLILKIFNVPTLNFAFLGRWVGWIFQGKLVHQSIAKSPPMKGEYLLGWIAHYSVGIIFALSFLLIVGSTWLDHPQFYSALLFGLVTVLIPFFIMQPAMGSGFASSKTPHPFLNCLKSLLNHSVFGCGLYLTAKLFQI
- a CDS encoding flavodoxin family protein, whose protein sequence is MKTVAIIYHSRQGHTQFIAQQIQIGVLSHHNIKADLLNAEDLIERSGILIQYDGLIWGSPTYLGGVSSKLKQLMDATGPLWKKQSFKGKLAAGFTVSSLPAGDKQSTLISIFTFCMQHGMLWVGNPILPEQHQGVAYTQAANRLGSWSGLMAQAEHASNADGFDEGDIKTAQQFGENFALTLNAYQGT
- a CDS encoding lytic transglycosylase domain-containing protein; this translates as MKFDYWFCILLTSSLAQDHFAPSQLQRLSLKFFIIALMTIMTGCTSLGPNSGSFSWRSSKLSSGLQKAYSVPPSTANRLSPMIIQSADRYNVPPLLLAAVIRQESSYNSNARSPTGAIGLTQIIPSYWQQTCAGNLYDESTNIQCGAYILNHYYQTADSWFKATAYYNVGPTGYERSFWTRHKAKKYARSVKRHQKTLKSAL
- a CDS encoding helix-turn-helix domain-containing protein, which encodes MDIGEVSKKAKVTTATLRFYEEKGLIKSIGRQGLRRQYGKQVLDQLALIALGRAAGFSLNEIATMFGQDGKPDLDRQKLKDKAEQLEQMAKRLHFISQGLEHAAVCPAENHMECPTFQKFLKAAIAGEYQPTKL